The Tautonia rosea genome includes a region encoding these proteins:
- a CDS encoding Gfo/Idh/MocA family protein, which translates to MAATKTITDRPIRVAIIGLGFGAEFIPIYQRHPDADMHAICRRNQAGLDEIGEKFKIAKRYTSYDELLADPEIDAVHINSPIPDHASQTIAALKAGKHVACTVPMATTIDECRAIVEAQREAGTVYMMMETVVYSREYLFVKELYDKGELGRLQFLRGSHQQDMDGWPEYWPGLPPMWYATHCVSPCLAILGKHAEAVTCYGSGRIREDLIAKYNSPFAIETATFSIKDSDVCAEVTRSLFDTARQYRESFDAYGSKKSFEWQQIENEEPIIHTKSTEANPVPEPEIPKRVKVPDYAHLLPEPIQAFTTRGVYGGEGEEHLSFTQGAGHGGSHPHLTHAFLMAIRGERPALPDAETSANWTMVGLCAHESALKKGEKVVIPTF; encoded by the coding sequence ATGGCCGCCACCAAGACGATCACCGACCGACCGATCCGGGTCGCCATCATCGGCCTCGGCTTCGGGGCCGAGTTCATCCCGATCTACCAGCGCCACCCCGACGCCGACATGCACGCCATCTGCCGACGCAACCAGGCGGGGCTCGACGAGATCGGCGAGAAGTTCAAGATCGCCAAGCGGTACACGAGCTACGACGAACTGCTGGCCGATCCGGAGATCGACGCCGTCCACATCAACTCGCCGATCCCCGACCACGCCTCGCAGACGATCGCCGCCCTGAAGGCCGGCAAGCACGTCGCCTGCACCGTGCCGATGGCCACGACCATCGACGAGTGCCGCGCGATCGTCGAGGCCCAGCGCGAGGCCGGCACCGTCTACATGATGATGGAGACGGTCGTTTACAGCCGCGAATACCTGTTTGTCAAAGAGCTTTACGACAAGGGAGAGCTGGGCCGCTTGCAATTCCTCCGCGGCAGCCACCAGCAGGACATGGACGGCTGGCCCGAATACTGGCCGGGATTGCCGCCGATGTGGTACGCCACGCACTGCGTCAGCCCCTGCCTGGCGATCCTGGGCAAGCATGCCGAGGCCGTCACCTGTTACGGATCGGGCCGCATCCGAGAGGACCTGATTGCCAAGTACAACAGCCCGTTTGCGATCGAAACGGCCACCTTCTCGATCAAGGACTCGGATGTCTGCGCCGAGGTGACGCGATCCCTGTTCGACACCGCCCGCCAGTACCGCGAGAGCTTCGACGCCTACGGCTCGAAGAAGTCGTTCGAGTGGCAGCAAATTGAGAACGAGGAGCCGATCATCCACACCAAGAGCACCGAGGCGAACCCGGTCCCCGAGCCCGAGATCCCGAAGCGGGTGAAGGTCCCCGACTACGCCCACCTGCTGCCCGAGCCGATCCAGGCCTTCACCACCCGAGGCGTCTACGGCGGCGAAGGCGAGGAGCACCTCTCCTTCACCCAGGGTGCCGGCCACGGCGGCAGCCACCCCCACCTGACCCACGCCTTCCTCATGGCCATCCGCGGCGAGCGCCCCGCCCTGCCCGACGCCGAGACCTCGGCCAACTGGACCATGGTCGGCCTCTGCGCCCATGAGTCGGCCCTGAAGAAGGGGGAGAAGGTCGTCATCCCGACCTTCTGA
- a CDS encoding cellulase family glycosylhydrolase, producing the protein MSHRLRPIVLLAVPLSLIAPPEAPGQSLERVRVADDTQSFVLEPSGKSFRPVGFNYDHDGPGRLIEDYWHDEWPMVEADVREMKGLGANVVRVHLQFGRFMNAPDEPNPAQLDRLGDLLDLAERVGLYLDLTGLGCYHKQDVPAWYDTLSEADRWAAQAAFWKAVAGRCAGRSVVFCYDLMNEPVVPGRERDPGDWLGPGFGDKHFVQFITLDPTDRPRPEVARSWIQTLTEAIRTVDAHTMITVGLVPWSLDRPGLSSGFVPEAIVEDLDFIAVHLYPESGKVDEAIETLRGFQVGKPIVIEETFPLKAGPEDFERFLQDAEPIASGFIGFYWGTTPEELRPPKTIGEALLLSWLDLFQEHLAPLAEGSNPNP; encoded by the coding sequence ATGAGCCACCGACTCCGACCGATCGTCCTGCTCGCCGTCCCCCTCTCGCTGATCGCCCCGCCCGAGGCCCCCGGTCAATCGCTGGAACGGGTCCGCGTGGCCGACGACACTCAATCGTTCGTCCTCGAACCCTCGGGAAAATCCTTCCGCCCCGTCGGCTTCAACTACGACCACGATGGCCCCGGCCGACTCATCGAGGACTACTGGCATGACGAGTGGCCGATGGTCGAGGCCGACGTCCGGGAGATGAAGGGCCTGGGCGCCAACGTCGTCCGCGTCCATCTCCAGTTCGGCCGCTTCATGAACGCCCCCGACGAGCCGAATCCGGCCCAGCTCGACCGCCTCGGCGACCTGCTCGACCTGGCCGAGCGGGTCGGCCTGTACCTCGACCTCACCGGCCTCGGCTGCTACCACAAGCAGGACGTACCCGCTTGGTACGACACGCTCTCTGAGGCCGACCGCTGGGCCGCTCAGGCCGCCTTCTGGAAGGCCGTCGCCGGTCGCTGTGCGGGCCGATCGGTCGTCTTCTGCTACGACCTGATGAACGAGCCCGTCGTCCCCGGCCGCGAGCGGGATCCCGGCGACTGGCTCGGCCCCGGCTTCGGCGACAAGCACTTCGTGCAGTTCATCACCCTCGACCCCACCGATCGCCCCCGCCCGGAAGTCGCCCGGAGCTGGATTCAGACCCTCACCGAGGCCATCCGAACCGTCGATGCCCACACGATGATCACCGTCGGCCTCGTCCCCTGGAGCCTCGACCGGCCGGGCCTGTCCTCCGGCTTCGTCCCCGAGGCGATCGTGGAGGACCTCGACTTCATCGCCGTCCACCTCTACCCGGAGTCGGGCAAGGTGGACGAGGCCATCGAGACCTTGCGGGGCTTCCAGGTCGGCAAGCCCATCGTCATCGAGGAGACCTTCCCCCTCAAGGCCGGTCCCGAGGACTTCGAGCGCTTTCTCCAGGACGCCGAGCCGATCGCCTCCGGCTTCATCGGCTTCTACTGGGGCACGACCCCGGAAGAACTCCGCCCGCCGAAGACCATCGGCGAGGCCCTCTTGCTGAGCTGGCTCGACCTCTTTCAGGAACACCTCGCCCCCCTGGCTGAGGGCTCCAATCCAAATCCTTGA
- a CDS encoding DUF1559 family PulG-like putative transporter, with protein MDHDRGSRSTSRAGFTLIELLVVIAVISLLIALLLPAVQSAREAARRLSCMNNLKQIGLALHQYHDRAGCLPLGRHLAYDPRYAGGGPSCRYQYVDKSFLMNLLPDLEQSATYNAINHDLLMFGWENRSVLSVMVNVFACPSDPGARVREADTTRMVPRSLVVPGEPFLMSFTSYSGCFGSFDVFGLPRPESDCLPHPESYAQANGSIGDVSPVTLASITDGLSHTIFASEKATGRFEQLDRVASEPISTAWGWAPCGNLGDTLFTTFYPPNMINRVAAVAGLAHTKAASSWHPGGLNVLMGDGSTRFVKDSIQSWPFDRITGRPSGAIRLEGGSWDRLPPPGVWQALGTRRGGEVVTADAL; from the coding sequence ATGGATCATGATCGGGGGTCTCGTTCTACGTCTCGCGCTGGCTTCACGTTGATCGAGTTGCTGGTGGTGATTGCGGTCATTTCCCTGCTGATTGCCCTGCTCTTGCCCGCCGTGCAGTCGGCCCGTGAGGCGGCGCGCCGGCTGTCGTGCATGAACAACCTGAAGCAGATCGGGCTGGCCTTGCACCAGTACCACGACCGGGCCGGTTGCCTCCCCCTGGGCAGGCACCTCGCGTACGACCCCCGCTATGCCGGGGGCGGCCCGTCGTGCAGGTATCAGTACGTTGACAAGAGTTTCCTGATGAATCTGCTCCCCGACCTGGAGCAGTCCGCCACCTACAACGCCATCAATCACGATCTCCTGATGTTCGGCTGGGAGAACCGCTCGGTCCTGTCCGTCATGGTCAACGTCTTCGCCTGCCCGAGCGACCCCGGGGCCCGCGTCCGCGAAGCCGACACGACCCGCATGGTCCCGAGGAGCCTCGTGGTCCCCGGGGAGCCGTTCCTAATGTCCTTCACGAGTTATTCCGGCTGCTTCGGCTCGTTCGACGTCTTCGGCCTCCCGCGGCCGGAGTCCGATTGCCTGCCGCATCCCGAATCGTATGCCCAGGCCAACGGGAGCATCGGGGACGTCTCGCCCGTCACGCTGGCCTCGATCACCGATGGGCTCAGCCATACGATCTTCGCGTCGGAGAAGGCCACGGGGCGATTCGAGCAGCTCGACCGGGTTGCCTCGGAACCGATTTCCACGGCCTGGGGCTGGGCACCTTGCGGGAATCTCGGCGACACCCTGTTCACGACCTTCTATCCCCCGAACATGATCAACCGGGTGGCGGCCGTGGCCGGGTTGGCGCACACCAAGGCCGCGTCGAGTTGGCATCCCGGTGGGCTAAACGTCCTGATGGGAGACGGTTCGACCCGATTCGTGAAGGACTCGATCCAGTCGTGGCCCTTCGATCGCATTACGGGACGTCCGTCGGGTGCGATCCGCCTTGAGGGAGGTTCGTGGGACAGGCTCCCTCCTCCTGGGGTCTGGCAGGCCCTCGGGACGCGACGAGGTGGCGAGGTCGTCACCGCCGACGCACTTTGA
- a CDS encoding ferrochelatase, with translation MSQATPAADPTPATAGPPVSELPYDAILLVSFGGPEGPDDVIPFLENVLRGKPVPRERMLEVAEHYQHFGGVSPINEQCRELITALRPALKEIGVELPIYWGNRNWHPMLDDTMRQMADDGIKRALAVVTSAFSSYSGCRQYRENLQNSRRTVGEDQTPIIQKMRVWYNHPAWIEVNADRVREALGQIPEGRRDSARVAFTAHSIPESMSRNCNYVTQLMESCRLVAEAVGLPEDRWSLVYQSRSGRPEDPWLEPDIVDHLKALHEQGVSDAVVHPIGFISDHLEVLFDLDEEAKLACQEMGLNMIRSATAGTDPRFVAMLAELIKERITEDPDRRAIGRFGPSHDVCPINCCAPPVRPGRPAGAGGPPTR, from the coding sequence ATGAGCCAAGCGACCCCCGCCGCCGACCCGACCCCCGCCACCGCCGGCCCCCCGGTCAGCGAGTTGCCGTATGACGCCATCCTGCTGGTCAGCTTCGGCGGGCCAGAAGGGCCGGACGATGTGATCCCGTTCCTGGAGAACGTGCTCCGGGGCAAGCCGGTCCCTCGGGAGCGGATGCTCGAAGTGGCCGAACATTACCAGCACTTCGGCGGGGTCAGCCCGATCAATGAGCAGTGTCGGGAACTGATCACCGCGCTCCGGCCCGCGTTGAAGGAGATCGGCGTCGAGCTGCCCATCTACTGGGGCAACCGCAACTGGCACCCGATGCTCGACGATACGATGCGGCAGATGGCCGACGACGGCATCAAACGGGCCCTGGCCGTCGTCACCTCGGCCTTCAGCTCGTATTCGGGATGCAGGCAATATCGGGAGAATCTGCAGAACTCGAGACGCACGGTTGGGGAAGATCAGACGCCGATCATCCAGAAGATGCGGGTCTGGTACAACCATCCGGCCTGGATCGAGGTCAATGCCGATCGGGTCCGCGAGGCCCTGGGGCAGATTCCCGAAGGCCGCCGCGATTCCGCCCGCGTGGCCTTCACCGCACACAGCATCCCGGAGTCGATGTCGAGAAACTGCAATTATGTCACCCAGTTAATGGAATCGTGCCGCCTGGTGGCCGAGGCGGTCGGCCTGCCCGAGGATCGCTGGTCGCTCGTCTATCAGAGCCGTAGCGGTCGGCCGGAAGACCCCTGGCTGGAGCCGGACATCGTCGACCACCTGAAGGCCCTCCACGAGCAAGGGGTTTCTGATGCGGTAGTCCACCCGATCGGCTTTATCTCCGACCACCTGGAGGTGCTGTTCGATCTGGACGAGGAGGCGAAGCTCGCGTGTCAGGAGATGGGCCTGAACATGATTCGATCGGCCACGGCGGGGACCGACCCCCGCTTCGTCGCCATGCTGGCCGAACTGATCAAGGAGCGCATCACCGAAGACCCCGATCGCCGGGCGATTGGCCGCTTCGGACCCAGCCACGACGTCTGCCCGATCAATTGCTGTGCCCCCCCGGTTCGCCCCGGTCGACCCGCAGGAGCAGGGGGGCCTCCGACGCGTTGA